CCCGGCCGCCGACGACCTGACCATCCGCGGCCCGCACGCGCACGGCTACGTGGACGTCCGCGCCGCCGACGGCAGCACCGGCCGGGTGGACGTCACCGAGCAGAGCCCGTACCCGTGGGCCGAGGGCGGCATGATCTCCTCCGCCGCCGACCTGGAGCGCTTCTTCGACGCCCTGTTCCGCGGCCGGCTGCTGCCGCCCGCCCAGCAGGCCGAGGTGTTCGCCGTCCCGGACCTGCCGAACGACCACAACAGGAGCTGCGACATCGGCCCGACCACCGGCCACGCCTGCTTCAGCGCCGGCGGCCTGCTGCGCTCCGTGCTGCCGAACGGCACCGAGGTGTGGGGCAAGACCGGTGCCCGGCCGGGCTACAGCAGCGCCGTCTTCGCCACCCGCGACCTGTCCCGCACCCTGGTCGTCGGGCTCAACCCGACCGGCATCTCCGGCGAGGAGTTCCCCACCCTGTGGAAGACGGTGACCACCGCCTTCGGCTCCGGGCAGGTGTACGGGGCGCGGTGAGCCGGGCCGCCGGTGGCCTGCGCCGGGTCCGGGCCGGCGGTGGCAGAGTGGGGGCCACCGAACCCCACCCTGCTCCAGGAGGACCGCAGTGACGGCTGAGCCCTTGAAGTCCCGCGAGGAATGGTTGGCGTCGCTGCCGAGGATCTACGCGGCGTCGGGCTGCCTGCTGCGGGACGAGTCCGGCCGGGTGCTGATCGTGAAGGCCGGGTACCGCGAGCACTGGCAGTTCCCGGGCGGCACGATCGACCTCGGCGAGGGCCCGGTGGAGTGCGCCGCACGGGAGTTGACGGAGGAGACCGGTCTCGTCGGCACGGCCGGCGCGCTGCTGGCGATCTCCTGGACCCACCCGTCGGGCGAACTCGACCACCCGGCCGAGCACTTCATGTTCGACTTCGGCACCGTCCCGGACGGCACCCCCGTGACCGTCCCGGCCGGCGAGCTGGACGACTACCGCTGGGCCCCCGTCGAGGAGGCGCTGGAGCTGCTGGGCCCGGCCCGTTCGGCCCGGCTGCGGGCGGCGCTGGAGGCGGCGGAGGACGGCCGGGTCCGGATCGTCACCACCCACGTGTCGGGCTTCTAGCGGCCGACTGCCGTGCCCCGGGCGGGAGTTCCGCCCGGGGCACGGCGGCCTGGTTTCACTGCTGCGGGTCGGACTCCGTGTTCCGGGCGGCGATGATGGCGGCGATGGCCTCCGAGATGAAGGTCTCCGCCTCGGCCTTGTCGACCTTCAGCCCGGCGAGCACGCCCTCGCCGTGCTCCTGCTCCAGCAGGGCGAGCAGGATGTGTTCGGTGCCGACGTAGTTGTGCCCGAGCTTGAGCGCCTCGCGGAAGGACAGCTCCAGCACCTTCTTGCCCAGCCCGTCGTACGGGATCATCGCGGGCAGCGTCTGCTCCACGGCGGCCGGCAGGACGGCGGTGGTCGCCGTCCGGACGGCGTGCGGGGTGACGCCCTGGGCGGCGAGCGCCTTGACCGCGATGCCCTCCGGCTCGGCGAGCAGGCCGAGCAGGATGTGTTGGGCGCTGATCTCGGCGTTGCCCGCCTTGCGGGCCTCCTCCTGCGAGGCCACCACGACCTTGCGGGCCCGGGGCGTGAACCGGCTGAAGCCCTGGCTGGGGTCGAGGTCGTTCGGGGTGCCCGGGTCCTTGGGGACGAAGCGTTTCTGGGCGGCCTGCTTGCTGACGCCCATGCTGCGGCCGATGTCGGTCCAGGAGGCGCCGGAGCGGCGGGCCTGGTCGACGAAGTGGCCGATGAGGTGGTCGGCGAGGTCGCCGAGGTGGTCGGCGGCGATGACCGCGTCGGAGAGCTGGTCCAGCGCGTCGGCGTGGACCTTCTTGATGGCCGCGATCAGGTCGTCGAGGCGCAGCGGAGTGCTGTTGGGAACAACGGGATTCTCCATGCGTCAACCGTAGGTTGTCGCCCCGGGGGGCGTCAACCATCGGTTGACGGTGGATCTTCGAGGGCTCCTGCGCCCGGTCCGTCCTACGCGGCGGTCAGCAGCCGGTCCCGGACGGCGGTGATCACGGCGGGCGTCACGCCGGCCCCGAGCAGGTAGCCGACCGGGTCGAGCCCGTCGAGCGCGGCGGCCAGGGCGGCCTCGGCGGTGGTCCCGGCCTCGGCGAGCACCGCGTCGATCCGGCGGTACGGGTCCGGCAGGCCGAGCATCCCGTACAGCGGGCGGACGTTGGGGCCGCTCAGCAGGTAGTCCTCGGCGATCGTGGCGCGGTCGGCCCCGGCCAGGGCGAGCAGCAGCAGGGCGGCCAGGCCGGTGCGGTCACGGCCGGCGCCGCAGTGCACCACCACTGCGCCGGGGCGGGCGCCGGCGATCGCGGCGATCAGCGCGGCGGCGGCGTGCGGGCAGTGGTCCAGGTACGGGCGGAGCGCCAGGGGGTGCCGTCCAGGTGGCCGTGGGCCTCCCACCAGGCGGGGCCGGCGAGTTCGTCCAGCGGGACGCGGATCAGGTCGACGCCCTCGGGGAGCGGGAGGAGCGGCTTGTACTCCTCGGCGTTGCGCAGGTCGACCACGGTGCGGACGCCGTGGTCGAGGAGGGCGTCCCAGCCCTCGGCGGTGAGGCGGTCCAGGTTGTCCGCCCGGACTATCGCGCCGCGGGCGGTGGGGCGGCCGTAGGCGGTGGGCAGTCCGCCCAGGTCGCGGACGTTGAGACAGCCGTCCCAGACGAGCGTGCGGTCCTCGGTGGCGGTCAGCGTGTCCGTCGTCCGGTTCATGGGGCTCCCCGTTTCCTCGCAGGGAGTCCCGTTACCCCCTCGTTATGTAAGGACTCCCGGGGCATCGGGATGGTTCCTGGCCGTTCGACCCGTGGACCACCGGTGTTCAGGCGGCGGTCGGGCCCTCGGCCTCGGCGCCGACCAGCTTCTCCATCGGCTCGACGGCGATCCGGCCGAGCATCGAACCGGCCACGATCGCGCCGACCAGGAAGACCGTGGACAGCCAGGCCATCGTCGCGACCGGCAGGGTGAAGGCGCCGACCACCCGGGCCACGCACTCGGTCAGCAGCGCGGTGCCCCAGATCGCCGAGAACATCCGCTCGTGGCGGCGGAAGGCCCGCGAGCCCGCCGCTCGGCCCTCGGCCAGCCGCTGCCAGGCGGCGGCGCGGTCCCGCTTGCCCTTGGTGACGAAGGGCATCAGCATCGGGCTCATCACCGGACGGCCGATCAGTGCGGAGGCCAGGATCGCGATCGCGACGGTGCCGCTCAGCCCGCCGTCCTTGGCGATCATCAGCCGGGCGTCGCCGGTGACGAAGGTCAGCGCCAGGCCCGCCAGGTTGACGGTCAGCATCAGCGCGGCCCACAGGTTGAGCGTGCGCTCGCGCAGCAGGCCGAGGACGGTCCGGCCGGCCGGGAAGGCGCTGCTCCAGGCCAGCGCGGCGAACTCGCTCAGGCCGAAGGCCGAGTGCAGCAGGTAGTAGCCGACCAGCGGGGCGGCCACGTCCAGGGCCAGCGGGCGCAGACCGGAGGCCAGCGGGTTGGGGGACTTGGCGTGGGCGGCGGCGCCGGCGGCCTTCGCGGGAGCGGTGACGGGAGCGACGGCGGTGGCGGTGACGGCGGCGGCGCTGACGGTCTGGCTCACGGTGGGTTCCTCCCCGGCTGGTGGCCGCGGGCTCCTGCCCGCGTCGTGCCTCCAGTTTTTCCGGCCGGCCCTGCGCCGGAGCAGTGCCGTCCGTTGCGGGATCCGTGTGACAGCTGTCATGGTGCGCGCCGTGATACCGCCTCTGACCTGCGGTTTCTTTCAGCGCTCCGGAGGGAGCGGTGACAGCTCGCGCCCCGGCGCGCGCGGCGCGTACGGGTACGACCGGCTGCCGGGGGCGCCGACCCGGGCCCCCGCATGGCGCATCATGTGGCGGGTGCAGAGTGCAGAACGCCCAGGAGCGGGCACCGGCAGTTCCGTCGGACGGCCCGGACCAGTACCCCCCTCCGATCCGCCGCCGGGCCCGGCCCCCACACCCCCCGACCTGGCCGAAGCGGTCCGCGCCGCGCAGGGCGGGGACGAGGAGGCGTTCCGGCTGCTGTTCCGGACCGTCCAGCCGGGGCTGCTGCGCTACCTGCGGGTGCTGGTCGGCGGCCGGCCGGAGGACATGCAGGACGCCGAGGACATCGCCTCCGAGACCTGGCTGCAGATCGCCCGAGACCTGCGCGGATTCTCCGGCGACGGGGACGGCTTCCGCGGCTGGGCGGCCACGATCGCCCGCCACCGGGCGCTCGACCACCTGCGGGCCCGCCGTCGCCGTCCGGTGGCCGACCTGCCCTTCGAGTACCTGGCCGAACTGGCCGCCGGGGACGACACCGCGGGTGCGGCGCTGACCGCGGTCGGCACCGCCGACGCGCTGGCATTCATCTCCCGGCTGCCGCCCGACCAGGCGGAGGCGGTACTGCTGCGGGTGGTCATGGAGCTGGACGCGGAGAGCGCCGCCCGGGTCCTCGGCAAACGGGCGGGCAGCGTCCGGATGGCCGCCCACCGGGGGCTGAAGCGGCTGGCCAAGCTGCTGGAGCAGCCGGGCGCGGTCGGGATCCCCGCCGCGCGCCGGGCCGGGGCGCCGGGCCCGGACACGGCGGGGAACCCCGCGACGGGTGACGGAGACCCCGCGACGGACCCGGCGGACCCCGTGGGGAAGTCCGCGAAAAAAAATTCTCCGCAAGGTGTGACAGGACGCCGGGCCGCGACGCTGAAGGACATGAGATGAGCACCAACCGATCCCGTCGGATCGACCGTGACACTGCCGAGCAGCTGCTCGGCGGTGCCGTGGGCGGCACGTCGGCCGGGCAGGACGCCTCGCTCACCGGACCGGACGGTCCCGGGCAGCTCGCCCGGGTGCTGGCCGCGGCCGCCGCTCCCGCGACGGCCGGGGAACTGGCCGGGGAGGAGGCCGCCCTGGCCGCGTTCCGGGAGGCGAGTCTCACGCCCGATCCCGTAGTCGATGTCAACCCCGTCCGGAGACGACCGATGGCCACCACCGCCCTCGCCAGGGCCTTCAGCACGAAGGCCGCTGCCGCCGTGCTCGGGGCCACGGCGCTGTGCGGGGTCGCGGTCGCCGCCGGGACGGGGAACCTGTCGGTGGGCGGCTCCACCGAGCCGGAGCACACGCTCTCGGCCGGCGGCGCCCTCGGCAGTTCCTCGGGCCCCGGTGCCACCGCGGGCTTCCGGGCCGGAGGCGCCGCACCGGACGGTTCCGTCAAGCCGTCCGGGGCCGGTGCGCAGCCGGTCGGACCGTCCGCGTCCCCGACGCAGGGCACCCCCTCGGCGGACGGGCACGGCGGTCAGCCGCTCGCGCCCGCACTGGCCGCCCTCTGCCACGGTTTCACCGACCGGGAAGGCAAGGGCGAGCACCCCGGCCAGCTGGCCGCCGAGTCG
The genomic region above belongs to Streptomyces sp. 1331.2 and contains:
- a CDS encoding NUDIX domain-containing protein translates to MTAEPLKSREEWLASLPRIYAASGCLLRDESGRVLIVKAGYREHWQFPGGTIDLGEGPVECAARELTEETGLVGTAGALLAISWTHPSGELDHPAEHFMFDFGTVPDGTPVTVPAGELDDYRWAPVEEALELLGPARSARLRAALEAAEDGRVRIVTTHVSGF
- a CDS encoding Clp protease N-terminal domain-containing protein, producing MENPVVPNSTPLRLDDLIAAIKKVHADALDQLSDAVIAADHLGDLADHLIGHFVDQARRSGASWTDIGRSMGVSKQAAQKRFVPKDPGTPNDLDPSQGFSRFTPRARKVVVASQEEARKAGNAEISAQHILLGLLAEPEGIAVKALAAQGVTPHAVRTATTAVLPAAVEQTLPAMIPYDGLGKKVLELSFREALKLGHNYVGTEHILLALLEQEHGEGVLAGLKVDKAEAETFISEAIAAIIAARNTESDPQQ
- a CDS encoding tyrosine-protein phosphatase — translated: MGGPRPPGRHPLALRPYLDHCPHAAAALIAAIAGARPGAVVVHCGAGRDRTGLAALLLLALAGADRATIAEDYLLSGPNVRPLYGMLGLPDPYRRIDAVLAEAGTTAEAALAAALDGLDPVGYLLGAGVTPAVITAVRDRLLTAA
- a CDS encoding tyrosine-protein phosphatase, translated to MNRTTDTLTATEDRTLVWDGCLNVRDLGGLPTAYGRPTARGAIVRADNLDRLTAEGWDALLDHGVRTVVDLRNAEEYKPLLPLPEGVDLIRVPLDELAGPAWWEAHGHLDGTPWRSARTWTTARTPPPR
- a CDS encoding VC0807 family protein, which codes for MSQTVSAAAVTATAVAPVTAPAKAAGAAAHAKSPNPLASGLRPLALDVAAPLVGYYLLHSAFGLSEFAALAWSSAFPAGRTVLGLLRERTLNLWAALMLTVNLAGLALTFVTGDARLMIAKDGGLSGTVAIAILASALIGRPVMSPMLMPFVTKGKRDRAAAWQRLAEGRAAGSRAFRRHERMFSAIWGTALLTECVARVVGAFTLPVATMAWLSTVFLVGAIVAGSMLGRIAVEPMEKLVGAEAEGPTAA
- a CDS encoding RNA polymerase sigma factor; its protein translation is MWRVQSAERPGAGTGSSVGRPGPVPPSDPPPGPAPTPPDLAEAVRAAQGGDEEAFRLLFRTVQPGLLRYLRVLVGGRPEDMQDAEDIASETWLQIARDLRGFSGDGDGFRGWAATIARHRALDHLRARRRRPVADLPFEYLAELAAGDDTAGAALTAVGTADALAFISRLPPDQAEAVLLRVVMELDAESAARVLGKRAGSVRMAAHRGLKRLAKLLEQPGAVGIPAARRAGAPGPDTAGNPATGDGDPATDPADPVGKSAKKNSPQGVTGRRAATLKDMR